attgttaatatacttagtgagatacttactcatcataatctcatgttaaccatatatatatatatatatgtctatatttaccacaacatgtagtttttacaaatttgtaacgttcgtgaatcgccggtcaacttgggtgatcaattgtctatatgaaacttatttcatttaatcaagtcttaacaagtttgattgcttaacaagttgaaaacatttagtcatgtaaatatcaatctcaatctcaattaatatataaacatgaaaaagttcgggtcactacagatacggAGTCGGGTTATGTGTATGTGTGCAGGCTTAGGCTTGGTGGTTTTGTTttcatgtaatctcatttgtatttCCAATGTACTGGCTATGTATTAGTCGTTCATATTGTTTAGAACGAACAGAACGATTGTCAATGCGTTGTGGTCGTTTGTGACCGTTTACTTTCAAAACAGATCATCGTTACGATATGTCTACTGTTGTACAACCGGATCTTCGGgtctactatatatatacatattgctataaaaaaaaaatgaattaaaggagaaagaaaaattAAGGTAAATTGAAAAGTAAATAGAAGGTAGAATACTTTTTATAACAAttttttaaattgtgtattttttgtCTAATATGGATTTAATATAATtatcttgcctttcaaaaaaaaaaatgggaTGGAGGGAGTAATAATTTTGGTAAGGTTAATATACCTTTAATAAATTTATTTAATCTTCCTTATATAATACAGTAGTGTTTTACTTTTATGTAATCTCATTTATTTAATGTGTATTAACTAGATTTTGTTAATTAAAAAAATTACAAGTTTATTAATTTATACTTGTAATAGTGATTAGAATGTGTATGTTTTTAAAGTCAACCAAGCAAATAAAGTTAATAATATCAAAACTTTGTCTAATAATTCTTAGCACATGCTACATGATTGATCTCGTACTTATAAAATAGGATGATCGCGTCAAACCAATACAATTGTACAAATTACAGCATTGttataagtttagttaaattatgtTTTGAAAAGTCAATTAAGTCCAATTGTTTGTTTATTGATAatattgaaattaaaattaaaattaaaattataattaatataaacaaGTTGATAAATAAGGTACGAAAACTATAAATCAAATGTAACGTGGCAAGTGGATCTTAGAATAAGAAAAGATTTAATCCCCCGATTGAGAGATCATGGAAGCGTTGAGTAGGTATTACGGAGTAATTGTATGTATTGAAAACTAGATGTATTCATAATAAGGTAGTATTGTTAAGTTTCACAATGCGATTTCTGTCTAAAAGCTTTAAACTCATGAACTTTttattaaatataagttttttcaaaaaaGGTAAAAGCTCTGGGCCAAACATGCTCTTAATTTGTTACCGTAAGTTTTGTAAGAGATGGAAAACGTACTTCAAGTTATTATAGTTAAGAAAAAGTCTGTCAACTAATTTTATCGCACAAAAATATTTGAAACTTTTCACCATTCGTTAAAAGGTCACAGATTAAGTGTTATGTTTGAACTTtaacttttaaaaataaataaataattaacattttattaatattacataatattgatTAAAATTATCAATGAATTTGATTTTAAATGTattttaattgatattgatattgatataataatagtaataataataataacaataataataataataataataataataaatatattcgtttcattaGAGTTCACTTACTTTTTCACACATATTTAAAAAATTCTACTAACTTCATTTTCACCAGCACCGACCCATGTGGATGAGTGGTATCCCTGATTTCACTTTAGTGGGCCAAGGCTGGGGCTAACAGAGGTGGTTATTTCGATCCTCCCCTAGAGGGTGTTCCTTCCAAATTCATTCATGATAAAAACTCGATCTGTCTGTCTCTCGGAATGATTACGGCTGTAAAAGAGCCGCCGAGTCCGAACATTGCAAAGTTCAAGCTCGACTCGTTTAAATTTCATAAAGCTCGAGCTCGCCTCGGTTCGAGCCTTATTTATTAAGCTCGAGCTCGGCTTGTTTGATATTTTATAGCTCGAGCTCAGCTCGAACTCGACTTGTCAATCATataatcttattttttttatataatttaaataaaatatatttcaTATTTATTGTTTTATTAAGTTTTATCCACAAATAATAAGATTTAGCATTATTCCTGGCTAAAACCACGCATgtttgcctgagtggccaccgaatTGTCCAACGAAGAACACCACCcgagttcaattcctggctatgtcaAATTGTTTAAAAAGATAGTGTGACAAGAGAGTgcacataatgcgcaattcacctggtATCAGGTCTCGcgttcggggggcttgattacccgaagtTTTATCCTCTATGAGGTAGCCAGTGTGCTTGTTCATATAGGGGTTTCTTCGCTTACTAAAAAAGAAAAAGATTTAGCATTGTTCTTTcaattaatattgatataatagtaaatataataattacatattacattattaaaatattttttttatgtatataaatgaaAAGTTCATTTAAGCTTGCAAACTTATTCGAGCTCGAGATATGAAGTTCGAGCTCGTTTACTAAACGAGCTATAAATAAAGTTCAAGCTCGAGTAGCTCGCGAGTAGATTCGTTCATTTACAGCCCTAGGGATCATTTAAGGATCGATTTCTTGCAATTCGATTTGAGTTTTCTTCCGAAAGTACGTGCCTGCGTAACAAATAATCGTGAAGGTAGTTAATACCCTGTGGATTAATGGGTGACGCCAATAATTTGTGTTTAAAAAAAACGTCATTCTTTACCAATTAAAAATATCTTCTCTCAAAAATAAATACTTGTGATTATTTGAAATATGAAGTAACACTTGAAATagattatatcaaaataatcactttttattGGTGGGACGGACGAGTATAAAACATACAAAAGTATTTAAAgtttaaatatcatatttaaaaaaaaaaaaaaaaaaaacttatgaaATCAAAACATAATTATGAATCTCAATTAAAATTGTAAGAACTTTAAAATGGTATTATGAATCTTAACTACAAATTATATAAATTACTCCGtaagtttatttatatttatatttatatttatcacatAATATCGTCGAGAACTAGTGATCTAACGCGTAAAAAAATAAATACACCGTAGGCCCACAAAATACATGTATATAAACTGGTATACATCATTCAATTACACATCATAATcaccatcttcttcttcttcacaattAAAACACATTTTTTTCTGagaaaaataattaaaaatgtCAGGATATCAACAAAACCCTTCCGGCTACGGTGCACCACCTACATCTCAACCCTACGGTGCACCCGCACAACCCTACGGTGCACCGGCACAACCATACGGTGCACCAGCAGCTAGTCCTTACGGCGCACCTGCACAACCCTACGGTCAACCACCACACGGTCAACCAAATCAATCACCGTACGCACCTGCAGCTAGTCCTTACGGTGCACCTGCAGCTAGTCCTTACGGTGCACCCTCAGCGCCTTACGGTGCACCCGCACCTCAAACTAAACCACCAAAGGATCATAACAAACCGTCTTCGGCTGCGGCTGGTTCTCCCTACGGCGCTCCTCAGCCCGGCGGTGGATATCCGCAGGCGCCGGGAGCGTATGGCAGTCCGTTTTCGGCGTTGTTGCCGTCGACGTTCCCGCCGGGAACGGATCCTAATGTTGTAGCGTGTTTTCAGGCGGCTGATCAGGACGGAAGTGGTGTGATTGATGATAAGGAATTGCAGAGAGCCTTATCTTCGTATAATCAGAGTTTTAGTATCCGTACTGTTCATCTTCTTATGTATCtcttcaccaacacaaacactAGAAAAATCGGTATATCTCTCTCTTAATACTCTtaattatacacatatatatacacacacacttattTTGTTGATTTCGATCGGCGATTAAGCAATCGGTAATATCGTTATATTCACACCTAATATTGATTTCCGATCAGTGATTAAACAATAGGATGATCGGTGAATGATGAATCTGCTTTTAGAATTTTGATTTGTCAATCATACACTGTAACACACTGGTTTTGCTAATTTACACACTAGTCATTATTGATTTTGATCATCAATTGAATGTTAGAGAATGTCAATTTGTTAACGTTGATTTGAATCGTTAATCGAATTTTAGAGGCTGTCAATTTGTTTACCAAATGAGTGAGCTAGAACATAAATTTGTTGAAGCTAATGAGCTAATCGAGTTTTCACAAGTCGAATCATAGAGTGATTAAAATTAAAGTTATTAGTAGACGTCGGTTTAATATGACGTAAGCAAAGCGCGTAACAGGTGGACCAACTTTTTTATTTTTTGTACACGTGGACTATGTGGGGTCGGTATTAGATGAGCAACTTCATTACAAAGCGTGTAAGATGGTGACTTGTCTAATGTGGACCCAATTGCTAGTGTTTATGTGGAAATTTGAAACAGTCAAACGCTTCAAATAATTTTGTTAGATCAGAAGTGATTAGTCCAAACTTGTGCATTATTAAACATTTCACCTTATCTTACTTTGCTTATATTTTGCTGTTTTGGAGAAttagttatataattataattatgtttagCATCTCTGTTTGTTTACGAAATTATGAATAGAGTTGGGATGCTAGTTAATAATGTTGAACACTTAGAGTAAATGTTATTCTGGGGTTGACATGTAAGTGAAATTTGTTTTGGTAAAtcacatatatgtgtgtgtataatgATTTCTTTTAATTTTAATTGCTAGTTATTGTATTGATTTTTTTGCTTCATGGTATCAGGACCCAAGGAGTTCACTCAAGTTTTCTACAGTTTACAGAACTGGAGGGTAAGTTGTGGTTATTTATTCAATCATTGTTTGGAACTTTGAATATTATTAACTCATCAAGTTTGTGACCAAAAAATGAATTTTGCTATTCCTGTATGTTTTTTCAGGCTAACTTTGAGAAGTTTGATAGAGACCGTAGTGGCAAAATTGATCAAAATGAATTGAGAGAGGCCCTCATGAGCCTGGGCTTTGCAGTTTCACCAGTCGTATTGGATTTATTGGTGTCTAAGTTCGACAAATCTGGAGGAAAGAACAAGGCTATTGAATATGACAATTTCATCGAGTATGTCTAATGTCTTAGTAACGTTCATTATTATTGTCCTTATAAGTTCCCATTTTTTTTAAAGTAGTCTCTAATGATGTTTATGTTTTGTGTTTGAtaatctcaggtgctgtttgacaGTTAAGGTACGTAATGAGTTATTTGTATTCTCAAAACTTGATCTATAAGCTTAATGACTGCATATGTTATAGTTTAACTGATGAGTGGGTTGAAATCACTACCTCTACTTCTTTATTGTCATTAAAACTTGCAAGAACCTTAATTTTGCAGTGTTTCACTGTTTGTGAAACGTTTGACTTGAATAGTCAAAGTGTTTTTGTGTCTAATATATGCAGATTGAAGAATATTATGAAGTGTTATGATGCTAATGTGTATTTTGGTGGGTTATTGCAGGGTCTAACGGAAAAGTTCAAGGAGAAGGACACAACATACTCAGGGAATGCTACGTTTTCGTATGAAGCTTTCATGTTGACTGTTTTGCCCTTCCTCATTGCTTAGGGTTGTATTGCGTACTATGATGTGTTTTCTTTTTTCGGTTAATCAACGTttgtctgttttttttttttttttttatcttttcgaATTTCTTGAGTTTAAATGAGAATGTTATGTTTGTTAATAAAATGCTCTCGTGTCTCAACTTCTCAATGCTTAAAGTGAAGGGTGTTGTCATTGTTGTGTCAATAGGGGCGTCATTTGGTAATACGCCAAGTTGACCACTACTAAATTACTAATTGATAAAATAATTTCTTTCACTTTTGAATCCCAAACTATTCGATTAGGGGTCAGTACCCATATATTCGACGTGTGTGGTGGTGATATTACTATCTTGTGGTTAAGATAGCTAGTGATTTAAGTTGGGCAGTGTTGAAATATGTTTCACTTCTTGGGGTTATATTGAAAGGGTTATAAATGGTGTAGATAACTAGATAACTCTATTATACCCGATACATTTGATTAAAAGTATTTAACATCTTCAAGAACTTATACCTAAAGAACGTTATCCGTTGACTGTTACGGAGTATATTGTGTCTCGTCGAATGGTACAAAGTTTTGTACGACGTTCACGTGGTAGCATGTTCAAGTTATGATATTTTATTTATCGTGAATTGTCATTATCatagtataattttttttttttttgtaaaatggTATCTTTAGCTTTTACATGAAAGTGTGATAAATGAACTAAAAAATATTTAATGGAGTGGCATCCAAAGCGTCTTTATCGTAGGTAATCTTCTATCACTTTAGCTCTTTGTTTCCGTATATTTATGTCATATTTTGTTCAAGGTATGGGTTGCTCAAGAATGATTGTCTCGTACTATTATTACTCACCAAATGCTTAGGCC
This genomic stretch from Rutidosis leptorrhynchoides isolate AG116_Rl617_1_P2 chromosome 11, CSIRO_AGI_Rlap_v1, whole genome shotgun sequence harbors:
- the LOC139877929 gene encoding calcium-binding protein CBP-like translates to MSGYQQNPSGYGAPPTSQPYGAPAQPYGAPAQPYGAPAASPYGAPAQPYGQPPHGQPNQSPYAPAASPYGAPAASPYGAPSAPYGAPAPQTKPPKDHNKPSSAAAGSPYGAPQPGGGYPQAPGAYGSPFSALLPSTFPPGTDPNVVACFQAADQDGSGVIDDKELQRALSSYNQSFSIRTVHLLMYLFTNTNTRKIGPKEFTQVFYSLQNWRANFEKFDRDRSGKIDQNELREALMSLGFAVSPVVLDLLVSKFDKSGGKNKAIEYDNFIECCLTVKGLTEKFKEKDTTYSGNATFSYEAFMLTVLPFLIA